The nucleotide sequence ATCCTCTCGGACGACAAGGGCGCCTCGGACCGCATCGAGGAGTTCGCCGCGTCGGACGAGCGCTGGATGGTGGCGGTGCGCATGGTGTCCGAGGGCGTGGACGTGCCCCGCCTGTGCGTGGGCGTGTACGCCACGTCCACGTCCACGCCCCTGTTCTTCGCCCAGGCCGTGGGCCGCTTCGTGCGCTCCCGGCGGCGCGGGGAGACCGCCTCGGTGTTCCTGCCGTCCGTGCCCGCGCTCATGCTGCTGGCCAACGAGATGGAGCTCGAGCGGGACCACGCGCTGGACCGCAAGGAGGGCGCCGTCGACGTCGAGGACCTCGAGGACGCCCCCGAGGAGGACCTGATCGCGGAGGCCAACCGGGCCGAGAGCGGCTCGGACGCGCTGACACGGGAGAAGTTCGAGGCCCTCGAGTCCCGGGCCAGCTTCGACAAGGTGCTCTTCGACGGCGGCGAGTTCGGCCTCGGCGGCGCGGTCGGCTCGGAGGAGGAGCAGGACTTCCTCGGCATCCCGGGCCTGCTGGACGCCGAGCAGGTCTCCGCCCTGCTGCGGCAGCGGCAGGCCGAGCAGATCCAGCGCCGGCCGCGCGCGCAGGCGGCCGAGCCCGCCGACGTCGTGGACCACCGGCGGATGAAGGAGCTGCGCGCGGAGCTGTCCAAGACGGTGTCCGCGTGGGCGGCCCGCTCCGGCCAGCCGCACGGGGTGATCCACAACCGCCTGCGGGAGATCTCCGGCGGCCCCGCCGTGGCCCAGGCCTCCCGGGAGCAGCTGGAGAAGCGGCTGAGCACCCTGCGCGGGTGGTTCGTCGGCCGGACCTGAGCTCCGTCGGGAGCGCGGCGGGCGGCGGGTTGAGGTTCGCCGCGCCTGGCCGGCACCCAGCACGGGGACGGGCTGGAATGGGGACACGATGTCAGGAGTCGCCATGCCCGTCTCCGTCGTCGTCGCCCTCATCCTCGGCCTGCATCAGGCGGGAGGCCCTCGAGGACGACGCGGCCGGCCGTGCCCGCGGGATCTGTCCGCCCTGCTGGACCGCGCCCGGCAGTGCGCGCATCGCCTGCGTCCGGACGGCACCGTGGAGGACGTGCCGGTGGAGGAGGTGCGTCCCGCCGAGGTGCTTCCCGTGGACGGCGCCGTTGCCTCCGCCGAGGGCGGCGGTGGGGTCGCCGTGGACCTGGACGAGTCCTCCCTGACCGGCGAGTCCTGCCCGTCATGCACCGCACCGGCTCGGCCGTGATGTCCGGCGCGCTCAACGGCACCCGCGCCTTCGTGCTCGAGGCGACCGCCGCCGCGGCCGTCTCGCAGTACCCGGCCATCGTCTCCCTCGTGCAGCAGGCGGCCGAGTCCCGCGCCCCCCTGGTGCGCCTGGCCGAACGCTACGCCGTGCCGTTCACCGCCGTCGCCCACCTGATCGCCGGCATGGCGTGGTGGCTGTCCCAGGACCCGGTCCGCTGCGCCGGGGTGCTCGTGGTGGCCACGCCGTGCCCGCTGCTCATCGCCGCTCCGGTGGCCTTCCTCGGCGGCGTGTCCCGCGCCGCCCCGTCCGGGGGGAGCGGCAGGCCGTGCCGGCCTGAGCGCCGGATTCAGCCGTCCCGGGACTGGACGCGCACGAAGGCGCGCAGCTCGTCGCCCTCCACGTCACGGGACTCGCGGAAGCCATGGGCCTCGTAGAAGGCGCGCTGGCGCTCCTCGGTGTCCGTGAGCAGCACGTGCTGACGGACATGGCCGAACCGGGCGAAGACGCGGCGCAGCAGCTCGGAGGCGATGCCGCGGCGCTGGTGCCCCGGATCCACGAGGATGTCCTGCAGGTAGGCGATGGTGTGTCCGTCGGAGACCACGCGGGCCAGGCCGACAAGACGGCCGCCGTCGAAGGCGGTCACCACGGTGGCCGAGCCCTGCAGCCCGCCCATGAGCGTGTCCATGTCCTCCGTGTAGGCGGACCAGCCCACGGCGTCGTAGAGGGCGCGGACGTCGTCGGCGGCCGCGATCGCCCCGGAGAGGTAGCGGATGCCGTCCCGGTCTGCGGCGATGGGGGAGCCGGTCATGGCTCCTCTCCTCGTCTGCGTCGGCCACCGGCTCCGGCACGCCCGCCGGGGCCGAACCCGCTCACGAGGTCGCCAAGACGGCCCCGGCGGCCTCCATCTCGTGGAGCGCGGCCTGAGCGGCTGCCTCGTCGACGCCGGCCACCAGGTCGGTCAGCACCGTGACCTCGTAGCCGGCGTCGAGGGCGTCGAGCACGGTGGCGCGCACGCAGTGATCCGTCGCGATGCCCACCACGGTGATCGCGTCCACGCCCTGCTCACGGAGCCACTCGTCGAGGCCGGGGGCGCCGGACTCGACGGCGGCCGCGGCCACGGCGGTGGCCCCGTACGGGCCGACTGTCCCGGAGGGGCGCTCGCCCGCGGCCCCGGTCGGGACGGCGTCGGGCTCGCCGAGGGCGCCGTCGAAGCCGGAGTAGGCGTCCGTGTGCAGGCCCTTGAGGAACTCGGCGTCGAGGTGCTCGGCGTCCAGGTCGGGATGCAGCTCGGCGCCGGCGGTGCCGGCCACACAGTGCACCGGCCAGGTGGTGCGGAAGTCCGGCTCGGCGCCGGTGGCCGCGGCGAAGTGCGTGCCCGGGTCGACGTGCCAGTCGCGCGTGGCGGCCACGGCCGCGTAGGCGTCCGCGTGCTCGGCCAGGTGCTCGCTGACCCCGGCCGCGACGGCGGCGCCGCCGGTCACGCCGAGGGCGCCGCCCTCGCAGAAGTCGTTCTGCACGTCCACGATCACCAGGGCGCGGTTCAGGTTCTCCATGGGTCAGTCCTCCAGGAAGATGGTCGGGATGGCGGGGTCGCCCGGCTGCAGGCGGCCCACCGAGGCGGGCAGCTCGCGCAGGGAGGCGGCGTGCCGCTCGGCGGCGCGGGTGACGGCCTCGGGGCCGGTCCAGCCCTCGGCCAGCTCGCCGGCGTGCACGAAACGGTGCAGCAGGGGACGGTCGTCGGCGTCGGGCGCGGCGCTGCGGTTGACGCCGATCACCTCGGCGGTGGCCCGGCCCCGCGGGTCGCGGCGGCGCGCGGCCTCCTTGCGGCCGCCCCGGCTGGCCTTGCCGGAACTGGCCTTGGCCACGTCCACCCACGTGCCGTCGTCGTCCTGGCGGGCCACGAGCTTGTAGACCATGGAGGCGGTGGGCGCGCCGGACCCGGTGACCAGGCGCGTGCCC is from Micrococcus luteus NCTC 2665 and encodes:
- a CDS encoding GNAT family N-acetyltransferase, with the translated sequence MTGSPIAADRDGIRYLSGAIAAADDVRALYDAVGWSAYTEDMDTLMGGLQGSATVVTAFDGGRLVGLARVVSDGHTIAYLQDILVDPGHQRRGIASELLRRVFARFGHVRQHVLLTDTEERQRAFYEAHGFRESRDVEGDELRAFVRVQSRDG
- a CDS encoding isochorismatase family protein gives rise to the protein MENLNRALVIVDVQNDFCEGGALGVTGGAAVAAGVSEHLAEHADAYAAVAATRDWHVDPGTHFAAATGAEPDFRTTWPVHCVAGTAGAELHPDLDAEHLDAEFLKGLHTDAYSGFDGALGEPDAVPTGAAGERPSGTVGPYGATAVAAAAVESGAPGLDEWLREQGVDAITVVGIATDHCVRATVLDALDAGYEVTVLTDLVAGVDEAAAQAALHEMEAAGAVLATS